From a single Chlamydia muridarum str. Nigg genomic region:
- the tmk gene encoding dTMP kinase — protein sequence MFIVVEGGEGAGKTQFTQALSKRLMEEGKEVVLTREPGGSALGEQLRDLVLDVTQEISSYAELLLFLAARAQHIQEKILPALESGKTVICDRFHDSTIVYQGIAGGLGEAFVTDLCYRVVGDEPFLPDITFLLDLPEKEGLLRKTRQKNLDRFEQKPTSFHRAAREGFISLAERSPDRYKILDALLPTEVSVDQALLQIRALI from the coding sequence GTGTTTATTGTAGTAGAAGGCGGAGAAGGTGCTGGGAAAACCCAATTTACACAGGCACTTTCTAAACGTTTAATGGAAGAAGGGAAAGAGGTTGTTTTAACAAGGGAGCCAGGAGGGAGTGCTCTTGGAGAGCAGCTTCGAGATCTTGTATTGGATGTAACACAGGAGATATCTTCCTACGCGGAGTTATTACTGTTTCTGGCAGCGCGAGCTCAGCACATTCAAGAAAAAATATTGCCTGCTCTTGAATCTGGAAAAACAGTTATATGTGACCGTTTTCATGATTCTACTATTGTATACCAAGGAATTGCTGGGGGGCTAGGAGAGGCCTTCGTTACGGATTTATGTTATCGTGTTGTAGGGGATGAGCCTTTTCTTCCCGACATCACGTTTTTATTGGATTTGCCAGAAAAAGAGGGGTTGCTAAGAAAGACTCGTCAAAAGAATCTTGATAGGTTTGAGCAAAAACCCACATCTTTTCACCGGGCTGCTCGAGAAGGATTTATTTCTTTAGCAGAAAGATCCCCAGACAGGTATAAAATTTTAGATGCATTATTACCAACAGAGGTATCTGTCGATCAAGCTCTTTTACAGATTCGAGCATTGATATAG
- the gyrA gene encoding DNA topoisomerase (ATP-hydrolyzing) subunit A, translated as MLNKEEIIVPKNLEEEMKESYLRYSMSVIISRALPDVRDGLKPSQRRILYAMKQLNLTPGAKHRKCAKICGDTSGDYHPHGEAVIYPTLVRMAQDWAMRYPLVDGQGNFGSIDGDPAAAMRYTEARLTHSSIFLLEDLDKDTVDMVPNYDETKYEPVVFPSKFPNLLCNGSSGIAVGMATNIPPHNLGELIEATLLVLANPQTSIEEILEVMPGPDFPTGGIICGTEGIRSTYYTGRGKLRLRARIHVEENSDKQRENIILTEMPYNVNKSRLVEQIAELINEKTLTGISDVRDESDKDGIRVVLELKKGESSEVIINRLYKFTDVQVTFGANMLALDKNLPRTMSIHRMISAWIRHRMDVIRRRTRYELNKAETRAHILEGFLKALSCMDEVVKTIRESSNKEHAKQQLVELFGFSEAQSLAILELRLYQLTGLEIDKVQKEYNELLEKIAYYRRVLAEEELVKDIIREELQELHKVHKTPRRTTIEMDAGDVRDIEDIIADESVIITISGDDYVKRMPVKVFREQKRGGQGVTGFDMKKGSDFLKAVYSASTKDYLLIFTNMGQCYWLKVWQLPEGERRAKGKPIINFLEGIRPGEQVAAVLNVKRFEQGEYLLLATKKGVVKKVSLDAFGSPRKKGIRALEIDDGDELIAARHIVNDEEKVMLFTRLGMAVRFPHDKVRPMGRAARGVRGVSLKNEEDFVVSCQVVTDDQSVLVVCDNGFGKRSLVCDFRETNRGSVGVRSILINQRNGDVLGAISVTDFDSILLMSAQGQAIRINMQDVRVMGRATQGVRLVNLREGDTLVAMEKLSVNTESGETEESVSIQVGHAVEE; from the coding sequence ATGCTAAATAAAGAAGAAATCATCGTCCCTAAAAATCTTGAAGAGGAGATGAAGGAGAGCTACCTTCGCTACTCTATGTCTGTAATTATTTCCCGAGCTTTGCCTGATGTTAGGGATGGATTAAAGCCTTCTCAGCGGCGTATTTTATACGCTATGAAACAATTGAATTTGACTCCAGGAGCGAAACACAGAAAGTGCGCAAAAATTTGTGGAGACACTTCTGGGGATTATCACCCTCATGGTGAGGCTGTTATTTATCCTACATTGGTGCGAATGGCTCAAGACTGGGCGATGCGATATCCGCTAGTTGACGGTCAAGGGAATTTTGGATCCATCGATGGAGATCCTGCTGCTGCGATGCGATATACAGAGGCCCGGTTGACTCATAGTTCGATCTTTTTATTAGAGGACCTAGATAAAGATACTGTAGACATGGTCCCTAACTATGACGAAACAAAGTATGAGCCTGTCGTTTTCCCCTCAAAGTTTCCTAATCTACTTTGTAATGGTTCTTCAGGAATCGCTGTAGGTATGGCGACTAATATTCCTCCTCATAATTTAGGAGAATTGATTGAAGCTACGCTGTTAGTTTTAGCTAACCCACAAACTTCTATTGAGGAAATTTTGGAAGTTATGCCTGGTCCTGATTTCCCTACCGGAGGAATTATTTGTGGAACGGAAGGCATTCGTTCTACTTATTACACAGGAAGAGGGAAATTACGTTTGCGTGCTCGTATACACGTAGAGGAAAACTCTGATAAGCAACGGGAGAATATCATTCTCACGGAAATGCCCTATAACGTAAATAAATCGCGATTAGTTGAGCAGATAGCAGAACTGATTAATGAAAAAACTTTAACAGGGATATCTGATGTTCGCGATGAGTCTGATAAAGACGGTATTCGTGTTGTATTGGAGTTGAAAAAAGGCGAATCTTCTGAAGTCATTATCAATCGTTTATATAAGTTCACGGATGTACAAGTGACATTTGGGGCTAATATGTTAGCGTTGGATAAAAATCTTCCGCGAACTATGAGTATCCATAGAATGATTTCTGCTTGGATCCGTCATCGTATGGACGTTATTCGACGGAGAACTCGTTACGAGTTAAATAAAGCAGAAACACGCGCACATATATTGGAAGGCTTTTTAAAAGCTCTTTCTTGTATGGATGAAGTGGTCAAAACTATTCGTGAAAGCTCGAACAAAGAGCATGCGAAGCAGCAATTGGTTGAATTGTTTGGCTTTTCGGAAGCACAGTCTCTTGCCATTCTCGAATTGCGATTATACCAACTCACTGGCTTAGAAATAGACAAAGTACAGAAAGAGTATAACGAGCTTTTAGAGAAGATCGCCTACTATCGCAGAGTTTTGGCAGAAGAAGAACTTGTCAAAGATATTATTCGTGAAGAGCTTCAAGAATTACATAAAGTTCATAAGACTCCTCGACGCACCACAATTGAAATGGATGCGGGAGATGTTCGAGATATAGAAGATATCATTGCGGACGAGTCAGTAATCATTACTATTTCAGGTGATGATTATGTGAAGCGTATGCCTGTGAAAGTTTTCCGTGAGCAGAAACGAGGTGGGCAAGGAGTGACTGGGTTTGACATGAAGAAAGGCTCAGACTTCTTGAAAGCAGTTTATTCTGCATCAACAAAAGATTACTTGCTGATCTTTACTAATATGGGTCAATGTTACTGGTTAAAAGTTTGGCAACTTCCTGAAGGAGAACGACGTGCTAAAGGCAAGCCTATTATCAACTTTTTAGAAGGTATTCGTCCTGGCGAACAGGTTGCTGCGGTCCTTAATGTGAAGCGTTTCGAACAAGGAGAATATCTCCTTTTAGCTACGAAGAAAGGTGTGGTTAAAAAAGTCTCTTTAGATGCCTTCGGTAGCCCACGTAAGAAAGGAATTCGTGCATTAGAAATAGATGATGGCGATGAACTTATTGCGGCTCGTCACATAGTGAATGACGAGGAAAAGGTTATGTTATTTACTCGTTTAGGAATGGCTGTTCGCTTCCCTCATGATAAAGTACGTCCAATGGGACGTGCAGCTCGAGGAGTCCGTGGTGTTTCTTTGAAGAATGAAGAAGACTTTGTGGTCAGTTGTCAAGTTGTTACAGATGATCAAAGTGTTTTAGTTGTTTGTGATAATGGATTCGGAAAGCGTTCTTTAGTTTGTGATTTTAGGGAAACTAACCGAGGTAGCGTTGGCGTTCGCTCTATCTTAATTAATCAAAGAAATGGAGATGTATTAGGAGCTATTTCGGTAACAGACTTTGATAGTATATTGCTTATGTCTGCTCAAGGGCAGGCTATCCGAATCAATATGCAGGATGTTCGGGTAATGGGAAGAGCTACTCAGGGAGTTCGTCTTGTAAATCTTCGAGAAGGGGATACTCTGGTTGCTATGGAAAAATTATCAGTGAATACAGAGTCTGGAGAAACAGAAGAAAGCGTTAGCATCCAAGTTGGACATGCGGTAGAGGAATAG
- the gyrB gene encoding DNA topoisomerase (ATP-hydrolyzing) subunit B has translation MDAQEKKYDASAITVLEGLQAVRERPGMYIGDTGVTGLHHLVYEVVDNSIDEAMAGFCTEVVVRILEDGGISVSDNGRGIPVQIHEKESAKQGREISALEVVLTVLHAGGKFDKDSYKVSGGLHGVGVSCVNALSEKFIANVFKDGQAYSMEFSKGAPLTALQVLGSTDKRGTEILFYPDPTVFSTCVFDRAILMKRLRELAFLNRGITIIFEDDRDAGFDKVTFFYEGGIQSFVSYLNQNKESLFPTPIYIQGSKRGDDGDIEFEAALQWNSGYSELIYSYANNIPTRQGGTHLTGFSTALTRAVNSYIKSHNLAKSDKLSLTGEDIREGLVAIVSVKVPNPQFEGQTKQKLGNSDVGSVAQQISGEVLTTFFEENPQIAKTIVDKVFVAAQAREAAKRARELTIRKSALDSARLPGKLVDCLEKDPEKCEMYIVEGDSAGGSAKQGRDRRFQAILPIRGKILNVEKARLQKIFQNQEIGSIIAALGCGIGTDNFNLSKLRYKRVIIMTDADVDGSHIRTLLLTFFYRHMSALIENGCVYIAQPPLYRVSKKKDFRYILSEKEMDGYLLNLGTRESRVVFDDTARELEGTALESFVNLILEVESFIIALEKRAIPFSEFLDMFRDGAYPLYYYPPESGKQGGNYLYSNEEKEAAVAANEEAAARIIELYKASAFEEIQHNLNEYGYDIRHYLHPKGTGITVSTEDSKTPNYTCYTLKEVIDYLKGLGRKGIEIQRYKGLGEMNADQLWDTTMNPEQRTLVRVSLKDAVEADHIFTMLMGEEVPPRREFIESHALSIRMSNLDI, from the coding sequence ATGGACGCACAAGAAAAGAAATACGATGCATCAGCCATTACCGTTTTAGAAGGATTACAAGCCGTTCGTGAGCGTCCTGGAATGTATATTGGGGACACAGGCGTTACTGGATTGCACCATCTGGTTTACGAAGTTGTTGATAACAGCATCGACGAGGCTATGGCGGGGTTTTGTACCGAGGTTGTTGTTCGTATATTGGAAGATGGAGGCATCTCTGTCTCGGATAATGGTAGAGGGATCCCTGTTCAAATTCATGAAAAAGAATCCGCCAAGCAAGGTCGAGAGATTTCTGCTTTAGAAGTCGTCCTTACTGTATTGCATGCCGGAGGGAAGTTTGACAAAGACAGCTACAAAGTTTCCGGAGGGTTGCACGGGGTTGGGGTGTCATGCGTTAATGCTTTATCTGAAAAATTTATTGCTAACGTATTTAAGGATGGGCAAGCGTATAGCATGGAGTTTTCAAAAGGGGCTCCACTAACAGCTCTACAAGTATTGGGATCTACGGATAAACGAGGGACTGAGATTCTTTTTTATCCCGACCCAACTGTATTCTCTACATGCGTTTTTGATCGCGCGATTCTAATGAAGCGTTTGCGAGAGTTGGCATTTTTAAATCGTGGAATAACGATTATTTTTGAAGATGATCGTGATGCAGGTTTTGATAAAGTCACCTTCTTTTACGAGGGGGGAATTCAATCTTTCGTCAGCTATTTAAATCAGAACAAAGAAAGTCTTTTCCCGACCCCCATTTATATTCAGGGATCAAAACGTGGAGATGATGGGGATATAGAGTTTGAAGCTGCTTTGCAGTGGAATTCAGGCTATTCTGAACTCATTTATTCTTATGCGAACAATATTCCTACTCGGCAAGGGGGGACTCATTTAACAGGATTTTCTACAGCTTTGACAAGAGCCGTTAACTCCTATATTAAGTCTCACAACTTAGCTAAAAGCGATAAATTGTCTCTGACTGGAGAAGATATTCGAGAGGGGTTGGTAGCGATTGTTTCAGTCAAAGTTCCAAATCCTCAGTTCGAAGGACAAACAAAGCAGAAGTTAGGAAATAGCGACGTAGGCTCTGTAGCTCAGCAAATTAGTGGCGAAGTATTAACAACATTTTTCGAGGAAAATCCTCAAATAGCCAAAACTATTGTAGACAAAGTCTTTGTTGCTGCCCAAGCAAGAGAAGCTGCTAAAAGAGCTAGGGAGTTGACTATCCGAAAAAGTGCTTTGGATAGCGCCCGTTTACCAGGAAAGTTAGTGGATTGTTTAGAAAAAGATCCTGAAAAATGTGAAATGTACATCGTAGAGGGAGACTCTGCAGGGGGGTCAGCTAAGCAAGGAAGAGACCGACGATTCCAGGCTATTCTGCCTATTCGGGGTAAAATTTTAAACGTAGAAAAAGCTCGTCTACAGAAAATTTTTCAGAACCAAGAAATCGGAAGTATTATAGCTGCCCTAGGCTGCGGTATTGGAACGGATAATTTTAACCTGAGTAAATTGCGTTATAAACGTGTCATTATCATGACAGATGCTGACGTTGATGGCTCTCATATCCGAACCTTATTATTGACGTTCTTCTATAGACATATGTCAGCATTGATAGAGAACGGATGTGTTTATATCGCTCAGCCTCCATTATATCGGGTAAGTAAGAAGAAAGATTTCCGCTATATCCTCTCTGAAAAAGAGATGGATGGCTATCTTTTAAATTTAGGAACACGAGAAAGCCGAGTGGTTTTCGATGATACGGCAAGAGAACTAGAGGGAACAGCTTTAGAATCGTTTGTTAACCTTATTTTGGAAGTGGAAAGCTTTATTATTGCTCTAGAGAAGAGAGCGATTCCATTTTCTGAGTTTTTAGATATGTTCCGTGATGGGGCGTACCCCTTATATTATTACCCTCCAGAAAGTGGAAAACAGGGAGGAAATTATCTTTATTCGAATGAAGAAAAAGAGGCAGCAGTTGCCGCTAATGAAGAAGCTGCGGCAAGAATCATAGAGTTATATAAGGCTTCAGCCTTTGAGGAGATTCAGCATAATTTGAATGAGTACGGCTATGATATTCGCCACTATCTTCATCCAAAAGGGACGGGAATCACGGTTTCTACAGAAGATTCCAAAACTCCTAATTACACTTGTTATACTTTGAAAGAAGTTATAGATTACTTGAAGGGCCTTGGACGAAAGGGAATTGAGATTCAGCGATATAAGGGACTTGGAGAGATGAATGCTGACCAGCTGTGGGATACCACAATGAATCCTGAACAAAGAACGCTTGTTCGCGTCTCTTTGAAAGATGCTGTGGAGGCGGATCATATCTTTACAATGTTAATGGGAGAAGAAGTCCCTCCGCGACGTGAATTTATTGAAAGCCATGCGCTATCCATTCGGATGAGTAATTTAGATATTTAG
- a CDS encoding DUF721 domain-containing protein encodes MSFYPQNLPNFRRKKQSRTDSPIKHAKYFLRDHLTHLRKILAGRPQEVIEAWYRILGKKYNGMTQAVGLRDGVLSIKVRNASLYAVLKQSSQKELISQIHSAVPGAKIKEIRFLLG; translated from the coding sequence GTGTCTTTTTATCCTCAAAATCTGCCGAATTTTCGCCGCAAAAAGCAAAGCCGAACAGATTCTCCTATTAAACATGCTAAATATTTTCTCCGAGACCATTTGACGCATTTACGAAAAATTCTTGCAGGGAGACCGCAAGAAGTTATAGAGGCGTGGTATAGAATTCTAGGAAAGAAGTATAATGGCATGACTCAGGCTGTGGGGCTTAGAGATGGAGTTTTGTCGATAAAAGTTCGCAATGCTTCACTGTACGCTGTACTAAAACAAAGCTCCCAAAAAGAGTTAATATCCCAAATTCATTCAGCTGTTCCCGGTGCCAAAATTAAAGAGATACGCTTTTTATTAGGATAA
- the tgt gene encoding tRNA guanosine(34) transglycosylase Tgt yields the protein MALRFEILHQSKKSRARVGRIETEHGCIDTPAFVPVATNGALKGVLDHSNIPLMFCNTYHLIVHPGAEAVAAMGGLHQFIGRNAPIITDSGGFQIFSLAYGSVAEEIKSCGKKKGENSIIKINDEGVWFKSYRDGRKLFLSPEVSVQAQKHLGADIIIPLDELLPFHTDPAYFQQSSQRTYAWEKRSLDYHLANPGYQSMYGVIHGGTFPDQRKLGCQFVEDLPFDGSAIGGSLGKNLRDIVGVVDVTTANLSIERPRHLLGIGDLPSIWATVGFGIDSFDSSYPTKAARHGMILTSQGSLKINNQRYASDLNPIEPGCACPACSQGISRAYLRHLFKVHEPNAGIWASIHNMHYMQKIMSKIREKILNDQL from the coding sequence GTGGCTTTGCGATTCGAGATTTTGCATCAATCGAAAAAATCTAGAGCTCGGGTAGGCCGAATAGAAACTGAGCATGGGTGTATTGATACCCCCGCTTTTGTTCCTGTAGCTACAAATGGAGCGTTAAAAGGGGTGTTAGACCATAGTAATATCCCTCTGATGTTTTGCAATACATACCATCTTATTGTTCACCCAGGAGCAGAAGCTGTTGCTGCTATGGGCGGGTTACATCAATTTATTGGTAGAAATGCCCCTATTATTACTGATTCTGGAGGGTTCCAAATTTTTAGTTTAGCTTACGGCTCTGTCGCTGAAGAGATCAAAAGTTGCGGGAAAAAGAAGGGTGAGAATAGCATTATTAAAATTAATGACGAGGGGGTTTGGTTTAAATCTTATCGGGATGGACGCAAGCTTTTTTTGTCTCCAGAAGTTTCTGTGCAAGCACAAAAGCATCTGGGGGCCGATATTATCATCCCTTTAGATGAATTGCTCCCCTTTCATACAGATCCCGCATATTTTCAACAATCATCCCAGCGCACTTACGCTTGGGAAAAACGATCTTTGGATTATCATCTAGCAAATCCCGGGTATCAATCCATGTATGGAGTGATTCATGGAGGAACTTTCCCTGATCAAAGAAAACTGGGGTGTCAATTTGTAGAAGATTTGCCCTTTGATGGGTCAGCTATTGGCGGCAGTCTTGGAAAAAATCTTCGGGACATTGTGGGAGTAGTCGATGTGACTACGGCGAATCTTTCTATAGAAAGGCCTCGACATTTATTGGGAATAGGAGATTTGCCCTCTATTTGGGCAACCGTTGGGTTTGGGATAGACTCTTTTGATAGTTCTTATCCAACTAAAGCAGCGCGACATGGGATGATTCTGACATCACAGGGGTCTTTAAAAATTAACAATCAACGGTACGCTTCGGATTTGAATCCGATAGAACCAGGGTGTGCTTGTCCCGCATGTTCACAAGGTATATCGCGAGCTTATTTAAGACATTTGTTTAAGGTGCATGAGCCAAATGCGGGTATCTGGGCCTCCATTCATAATATGCATTATATGCAAAAAATAATGAGTAAAATTAGAGAAAAGATTTTAAATGATCAACTGTAA
- the mgtE gene encoding magnesium transporter has product MDSKTSHLDDELSFKLEEAFDTLTAGEHSQDLTSIVSAYNPIDLAYAVSCLPSDSRSILYKSLDSIASKIAFIINTDSASRWAIFRNLSDGEICALIEQMPPDEAIWVLDDIPDRRYRRILDLIDVKKALKIRDLQKHGRNTAGRLMTNEFFAFLMETTVKEVATCIRNNPGVDLTRLVFVLDFKGELQGFVTDRSLIIASPEMPLKQIMRPVEHKVLADTTREEVVDLVERYKVAVLPVVDEENFLIGAITYEDVVETIEDIADETIARMAGTTEDVGYHDCHVVQRFLLRAPWLLITLCAGLVSASVMAYFQKIAPTLLAMVIFFIPLVNGLSGNVGVQCSTILVRSMATGTLSFGRRRETILKEMSIGLLTGVALGILCGLVVCCMGCLGLGLFSTGGVQLGVTVSVGILGASLTATTLGVLSPFFFAKIGVDPALASGPIVTALNDIMSMVIFLLITGTLNVLFFK; this is encoded by the coding sequence ATGGATTCTAAAACCAGTCATCTTGATGATGAATTGAGTTTTAAACTAGAAGAAGCGTTTGACACTCTAACAGCAGGGGAGCATTCGCAGGATCTTACATCGATAGTTAGCGCATATAACCCCATCGACTTGGCTTACGCTGTGTCGTGTCTCCCTTCCGATTCGCGCTCTATTCTTTACAAAAGCCTTGATAGTATAGCCTCTAAAATAGCCTTCATTATTAATACAGATTCCGCGTCGCGATGGGCTATTTTTCGTAACTTATCGGATGGGGAAATTTGTGCTCTCATAGAACAAATGCCTCCTGATGAAGCGATTTGGGTTCTCGACGATATTCCGGATCGACGCTATCGCCGTATTTTAGATTTGATTGATGTCAAAAAAGCCCTGAAAATCCGTGATTTGCAGAAACATGGCAGAAATACAGCCGGCCGACTCATGACGAATGAGTTTTTTGCTTTTTTAATGGAAACCACCGTTAAAGAGGTGGCGACCTGCATACGAAATAATCCTGGGGTTGATCTCACCAGACTCGTGTTTGTTTTAGATTTTAAAGGAGAGTTACAAGGATTTGTGACTGATAGGAGCTTGATTATAGCTTCTCCTGAAATGCCTTTAAAACAGATCATGCGCCCTGTAGAGCATAAGGTGTTAGCCGATACCACTCGGGAAGAAGTTGTAGACCTTGTAGAGAGATATAAAGTTGCTGTCCTTCCTGTTGTGGATGAGGAAAATTTTTTGATAGGGGCTATTACTTATGAAGATGTGGTTGAAACGATAGAAGACATTGCTGACGAGACTATTGCTAGAATGGCGGGTACAACAGAGGATGTGGGATATCATGATTGTCATGTTGTGCAAAGGTTTTTGTTGAGAGCCCCTTGGCTGCTTATTACTTTGTGTGCTGGTTTAGTCAGTGCTTCTGTGATGGCTTATTTTCAAAAAATTGCTCCGACATTGTTAGCCATGGTGATTTTCTTTATTCCATTGGTTAATGGACTTTCAGGGAACGTTGGGGTGCAGTGTAGCACAATTCTTGTCCGTAGTATGGCAACAGGGACTCTTTCCTTTGGAAGACGAAGAGAGACAATACTCAAGGAAATGAGCATTGGGCTGTTAACAGGGGTTGCGTTAGGGATTCTTTGTGGTCTAGTTGTTTGCTGTATGGGATGCTTGGGACTTGGGTTATTTTCCACGGGAGGCGTTCAGTTAGGGGTTACGGTTTCCGTAGGTATATTAGGAGCTTCATTAACTGCAACAACTCTAGGCGTCCTTTCTCCTTTCTTTTTTGCAAAAATTGGCGTGGATCCAGCTTTGGCCTCAGGCCCGATTGTTACGGCTCTTAACGATATTATGTCGATGGTCATTTTCCTGCTAATTACAGGCACTTTAAACGTTTTGTTCTTCAAATAA
- the tsaD gene encoding tRNA (adenosine(37)-N6)-threonylcarbamoyltransferase complex transferase subunit TsaD: protein MLTLGLESSCDETSCALVENGKILANRIASQDIHAAYGGVIPELASRAHLQIFPKLLAAVAQDAEVSLEDVELISVANTPGLIGALSVGVNFAKGLASGLKKTLIGVNHVEAHLYAACLEEPSIRFPALGLAISGAHTSLFLMPNATTFLLIGKTRDDAIGETFDKVARFLGLPYPGGQKLEELAQDGDEEAYPFSRAKVSGNDFSFSGLKTAVLYALKGNNSSAKAPFPEVSETQKRNIAASFQKAAFMTIAQKLPDIVKAFSCESLIVGGGVANNRYFRRLLNQTCSLPTYFPSSQLCSDNAAMIAGLGERLFCNQTYVSKEVIPCARYQWESACLSH from the coding sequence ATGCTAACACTAGGCTTAGAAAGCTCTTGCGATGAAACCTCTTGTGCTCTTGTCGAGAATGGAAAAATCCTTGCAAATAGGATAGCATCTCAGGACATTCATGCGGCTTATGGAGGCGTAATCCCTGAGCTAGCTTCCCGTGCACATCTACAAATATTCCCAAAACTTTTGGCCGCTGTAGCTCAAGATGCCGAAGTTTCTTTAGAAGATGTCGAATTAATTTCTGTAGCCAATACCCCCGGCCTTATTGGCGCGCTTTCTGTTGGCGTTAACTTCGCAAAGGGACTAGCTAGCGGGTTAAAAAAAACTCTTATAGGAGTCAACCATGTAGAGGCACATTTATATGCTGCCTGCTTGGAAGAACCTTCCATTCGCTTCCCCGCTCTAGGCCTAGCTATTTCGGGAGCACACACTTCTTTATTCTTAATGCCTAATGCCACAACCTTCCTTTTAATAGGCAAAACTCGAGATGATGCTATAGGAGAAACTTTTGATAAAGTAGCTCGATTCCTTGGGCTCCCCTATCCAGGAGGACAAAAATTAGAGGAATTGGCTCAAGATGGCGATGAAGAAGCTTACCCCTTTTCACGAGCCAAAGTTTCTGGAAACGATTTCTCTTTTAGTGGATTAAAAACCGCCGTATTATATGCCTTGAAAGGTAACAATAGCTCGGCCAAAGCACCTTTCCCAGAAGTCTCTGAAACGCAAAAACGAAACATCGCTGCATCTTTCCAAAAAGCAGCTTTCATGACTATTGCTCAAAAACTTCCTGATATTGTAAAAGCGTTTTCTTGCGAGTCTTTGATTGTTGGTGGGGGCGTAGCAAACAACCGTTACTTCCGTCGCCTGCTGAATCAAACGTGCTCTCTTCCTACATATTTCCCTTCTTCGCAGTTGTGCTCTGATAATGCTGCAATGATAGCTGGATTAGGAGAGAGACTGTTTTGCAATCAGACATATGTTTCTAAGGAGGTTATTCCATGCGCAAGGTATCAGTGGGAATCTGCTTGCTTATCGCATTAG